One Hevea brasiliensis isolate MT/VB/25A 57/8 chromosome 5, ASM3005281v1, whole genome shotgun sequence genomic region harbors:
- the LOC131180065 gene encoding probable protein phosphatase 2C 5 produces the protein MACTYNNMNVVYIKNKGKKIIFVDLKKYLNVGPLRCWPGGLCLSRSIVDTDAGEFIVPIPHVKQVKLSSAGGRLIIASDGIWDALSSDVAANCCRGLPAELAAKLVVKEALRSRGLKDDTTCLVVDIIPSDVPVLPSIPRKKQNMLSSLLFGKKSLNSVNKATNKLSAVGVVEELFEEGSAMLAERLGKDFPSNTKSGLYRCAVCQIDQTPTDSLSVNSRSFFSPGSKPWEGPFLCPNCRKKKDAMEGKIPSRPTVTA, from the exons ATGGCATGCACATACAACAATATGAATGTTGTTTATATTAAGAATAAGGGGAAAAAAATCATATTCGTTGATTTGAAAAAGTATTTAAAC GTTGGTCCCTTGCGCTGCTGGCCAGGTGGATTATGTCTTTCTAGGTCAATTGTAGATACAGATGCTGGAGAGTTTATTGTTCCAATACCGCATGTCAAGCAAGTGAAG CTATCAAGTGCTGGGGGAAGGCTCATCATTGCTTCTGATGGTATCTGGGATGCATTATCGTCTGATGTGGCTGCAAATTGTTGTCGGGGTTTACCTGCTGAGCTTGCTGCCAAGTTGGTGGTTAAG GAGGCTTTAAGGTCAAGGGGGCTGAAGGATGATACAACATGCCTTGTTGTTGATATTATCCCATCTGACGTTCCTGTCTTACCTTCTATACCAAGGAAGAAGCAAAACATGCTTAGTTCACTTCTGTTTGGAAAGAAATCTCTAAATTCTGTTAACAAAGCAACAAATAAGCTTTCTGCTGTTGGAGTGGTGGAGGAGTTGTTTGAAGAGGGTTCTGCTATGCTTGCTGAAAG GTTGGGTAAAGATTTTCCTTCAAACACAAAATCTGGGCTATACAGATGTGCCGTATGCCAAATCGATCAAACCCCCACTGACAGTTTATCAGTAAACTCACGGTCTTTTTTCTCACCTGGATCAAAGCCATGGGAAGGACCCTTCCTCTGCCCTAACTGTCGAAAAAAGAAAGACGCCATGGAAGGGAAAATACCGAGCAGACCTACAGTGACTGCATAG
- the LOC110666132 gene encoding wall-associated receptor kinase-like 20 has product MEVPHPLSTSDNCGDPRYRIYCNNGVLEFLSSVGFYYKILSINPSAYKLVIGPSMIQKNTCYSSDLAFGGLKLVENLPFNISTHNTAMLFNCSENILLSPLNCSSTTFCGQFEEAEQEGSGCKCTLCCHFLKDASMTQYRIRVRVGGCTAYTSVVDMKPGDPIGAWNNGIELQWVPPN; this is encoded by the coding sequence ATGGAAGTCCCACATCCACTAAGCACCAGTGATAATTGTGGAGATCCTAGGTACAGAATCTACTGCAACAATGGTGTCCTAGAATTCTTATCATCTGTAGGGTTTTACTACAAGATCCTGAGCATTAACCCTAGTGCTTATAAGCTTGTTATAGGCCCTTCCATGATACAGAAAAACACATGTTACTCTTCTGATCTTGCTTTTGGAGGGTTAAAGCTTGTTGAGAACTTGCCTTTTAATATTTCTACTCATAACACTGCCATGTTATTTAACTGCTCTGAAAATATTCTCTTATCACCATTGAACTGCTCATCAACCACTTTTTGTGGGCAGTTTGAGGAGGCAGAACAAGAGGGAAGTGGCTGCAAATGTACCCTCTGTTGCCATTTCTTGAAAGATGCATCAATGACTCAATATAGGATTCGGGTCAGGGTTGGAGGGTGCACTGCTTATACTTCTGTTGTGGATATGAAGCCTGGAGATCCCATTGGTGCATGGAACAATGGCATTGAGCTCCAATGGGTGCCTCCAAATTGA
- the LOC110666131 gene encoding probable protein phosphatase 2C 5 isoform X1, which yields MLDLLRPLHVSTAEVPRMKSPLVPLGTLIGRELRNEKVEKPFVKYGQAALAKKGEDYFLIKPDCQRIPGDSSTSFSVFAIFDGHNGISAAIFAKENLLDNVLSAIPQEISREEWLQALPRALVASFVKTDIEFQQRRETSGTTVTFVVIDGWTVTVASVGDSRCILDTQGGVVSLLTVDHRLEENAEERERVTASGGEVGRLNVFGGNEVGPLRCWPGGLCLSRSIGDTDVGEFIVPIPHVKQVKVGSFSLVGDGFVTFFSLFVKFIKVFFLVIQLSSAGGRLIIASDGIWDALSSDVAAKCCRGLPAELAAKLVVKEALRSRGLKDDTTCLVVDIIPSDVPVLPSIPRKKQNMLNSLLFGKKSLNSVNKATNKLSAVGVVEELFEEGSAMLAERLGKDFPSITNSGLYRCAVCQIDQTPTDSLSVNSGSFFSPGSKPWEGPFLCPNCRKKKDAMEGKIPSRPIVTA from the exons ATGCTGGATCTGTTGAGGCCTCTTCATGTTTCAACT GCTGAAGTACCAAGGATGAAATCCCCTCTCGTTCCACTTGGGACCTTGATTGGTCGTGAGCTTAGGAACGAGAAGGTTGagaaaccttttgtgaagtatggACAAGCTGCTTTGGCAAAGAAGGGAGAGGATTACTTTCTGATAAAACCTGACTGCCAGAGGATTCCTGGGGATTCATCAACGTCTTTTTCTGTCTTTGCG ATTTTTGATGGACATAACGGTATATCAGCTGCCATCTTTGCTAAGGAGAACTTATTGGATAATGTTTTGAGTGCAATTCCCCAGGAAATCAGTCGGGAAGAGTGGCTTCAAGCCCTTCCTAGAGCTCTAGTAGCAAGTTTTGTGAAAACTGACATAGAATTTCAGCAGAGAA GGGAAACTTCTGGGACAACTGTGACGTTTGTTGTGATAGATGGGTGGACTGTAACTGTTGCTTCTGTGGGGGATTCACGATGCATCTTGGATACCCAGGGGGGTGTAGTTTCCCTCTTGACAGTTGATCACAGGTTAGAAGAGAATGCAGAAGAGAGGGAGCGTGTAACTGCAAGTGGGGGTGAAGTAGGAAGGCTAAATGTTTTTGGGGGCAATGAG GTTGGTCCCTTGCGCTGCTGGCCAGGTGGATTATGTCTTTCTAGGTCAATTGGAGATACAGATGTTGGAGAGTTTATTGTTCCAATACCGCATGTCAAGCAAGTGAAGGTGGGATCATTTTCTCTTGTTGGTGATGGATTTGTcacttttttttcattatttgttAAATTTATAAAAGTTTTTTTTCTTGTTATCCAGCTATCAAGTGCTGGGGGAAGGCTTATTATTGCTTCTGATGGTATCTGGGATGCATTATCATCTGATGTGGCTGCAAAGTGTTGTCGGGGTTTACCTGCTGAGCTTGCTGCCAAGTTGGTGGTTAAG GAAGCTTTAAGGTCAAGGGGGCTGAAGGATGATACAACATGCCTTGTTGTTGATATTATCCCATCTGACGTTCCTGTCTTACCTTCTATACCAAGGAAGAAGCAAAACATGCTTAATTCACTTCTGTTTGGAAAGAAATCTCTAAATTCTGTTAACAAAGCAACAAATAAGCTTTCTGCTGTTGGAGTGGTAGAGGAGTTGTTTGAAGAGGGTTCTGCTATGCTTGCTGAAAG GTTGGGTAAAGATTTTCCTTCAATCACAAACTCTGGGCTATATAGATGTGCCGTATGCCAAATCGATCAAACCCCCACTGACAGTTTATCAGTAAACTCAGGGTCTTTTTTCTCACCTGGATCAAAGCCATGGGAAGGACCCTTCCTCTGCCCTAACTGTCGAAAAAAGAAAGACGCCATGGAAGGGAAAATACCGAGCAGACCTATAGTGACTGCATAG
- the LOC110666131 gene encoding probable protein phosphatase 2C 5 isoform X2 → MLDLLRPLHVSTAEVPRMKSPLVPLGTLIGRELRNEKVEKPFVKYGQAALAKKGEDYFLIKPDCQRIPGDSSTSFSVFAIFDGHNGISAAIFAKENLLDNVLSAIPQEISREEWLQALPRALVASFVKTDIEFQQRRETSGTTVTFVVIDGWTVTVASVGDSRCILDTQGGVVSLLTVDHRLEENAEERERVTASGGEVGRLNVFGGNEVGPLRCWPGGLCLSRSIGDTDVGEFIVPIPHVKQVKLSSAGGRLIIASDGIWDALSSDVAAKCCRGLPAELAAKLVVKEALRSRGLKDDTTCLVVDIIPSDVPVLPSIPRKKQNMLNSLLFGKKSLNSVNKATNKLSAVGVVEELFEEGSAMLAERLGKDFPSITNSGLYRCAVCQIDQTPTDSLSVNSGSFFSPGSKPWEGPFLCPNCRKKKDAMEGKIPSRPIVTA, encoded by the exons ATGCTGGATCTGTTGAGGCCTCTTCATGTTTCAACT GCTGAAGTACCAAGGATGAAATCCCCTCTCGTTCCACTTGGGACCTTGATTGGTCGTGAGCTTAGGAACGAGAAGGTTGagaaaccttttgtgaagtatggACAAGCTGCTTTGGCAAAGAAGGGAGAGGATTACTTTCTGATAAAACCTGACTGCCAGAGGATTCCTGGGGATTCATCAACGTCTTTTTCTGTCTTTGCG ATTTTTGATGGACATAACGGTATATCAGCTGCCATCTTTGCTAAGGAGAACTTATTGGATAATGTTTTGAGTGCAATTCCCCAGGAAATCAGTCGGGAAGAGTGGCTTCAAGCCCTTCCTAGAGCTCTAGTAGCAAGTTTTGTGAAAACTGACATAGAATTTCAGCAGAGAA GGGAAACTTCTGGGACAACTGTGACGTTTGTTGTGATAGATGGGTGGACTGTAACTGTTGCTTCTGTGGGGGATTCACGATGCATCTTGGATACCCAGGGGGGTGTAGTTTCCCTCTTGACAGTTGATCACAGGTTAGAAGAGAATGCAGAAGAGAGGGAGCGTGTAACTGCAAGTGGGGGTGAAGTAGGAAGGCTAAATGTTTTTGGGGGCAATGAG GTTGGTCCCTTGCGCTGCTGGCCAGGTGGATTATGTCTTTCTAGGTCAATTGGAGATACAGATGTTGGAGAGTTTATTGTTCCAATACCGCATGTCAAGCAAGTGAAG CTATCAAGTGCTGGGGGAAGGCTTATTATTGCTTCTGATGGTATCTGGGATGCATTATCATCTGATGTGGCTGCAAAGTGTTGTCGGGGTTTACCTGCTGAGCTTGCTGCCAAGTTGGTGGTTAAG GAAGCTTTAAGGTCAAGGGGGCTGAAGGATGATACAACATGCCTTGTTGTTGATATTATCCCATCTGACGTTCCTGTCTTACCTTCTATACCAAGGAAGAAGCAAAACATGCTTAATTCACTTCTGTTTGGAAAGAAATCTCTAAATTCTGTTAACAAAGCAACAAATAAGCTTTCTGCTGTTGGAGTGGTAGAGGAGTTGTTTGAAGAGGGTTCTGCTATGCTTGCTGAAAG GTTGGGTAAAGATTTTCCTTCAATCACAAACTCTGGGCTATATAGATGTGCCGTATGCCAAATCGATCAAACCCCCACTGACAGTTTATCAGTAAACTCAGGGTCTTTTTTCTCACCTGGATCAAAGCCATGGGAAGGACCCTTCCTCTGCCCTAACTGTCGAAAAAAGAAAGACGCCATGGAAGGGAAAATACCGAGCAGACCTATAGTGACTGCATAG
- the LOC110666130 gene encoding kinesin-like protein KIN-14G has product MATEQALPFSVVSVVEEILQQHGTWTRSREIDVASRKADEASLRRYEAAGWLRKMIGVVGGKELPAEPSEEEFLLGLRSGIILCNVINKVQPGAVPKVVEGPSDSVTVPDGAALSAFQYFENVRNFLVAVEEMGLPNFEASDLGQGGKSARVVNCVLALKSYSEWKQSGGIGTWKYGGSLKPQHSGAGKPFMRKVTEPFMNSFSRTTSLPSGDHSLCDDLGYDLNEASASSSLHMLLRAVLSNKKQEEIPNIVESMLNKVMEEFERRLVSQQEQMKTTAKDMVASSPGMSIKTTSGDMKMEEETPIPIKLEEISTPIKAEEYSTEITTEECCNQKDDHDEESKIQLLKQQMMVEQQQIHIQELKRTLHSTKAGMQFLQIKYQEEFSNLGKHLHGLAHAASGYQRVLEENRKLYNQVQDLKGNIRVYCRVRPFLPGQPNRFSAVDHMEEGSITVITPSKYGKEGRKSFNFNKVFGPMATQEEVFRDTQPLIRSVLDGYNVCIFAYGQTGSGKTYTMSGPNELTEESQGVNYRALSDLFLLSDQRKEIICYEISVQMLEIYNEQVRDLLASDGINKRLDIRNSSHNGINVPDATQLPVSSTADVINLMNIGHMNRAVSATAMNDRSSRSHSCLTVHVQGKNLTSGTVIHGSMHLVDLAGSERVDKSEVTGDRLKEAQHINKSLSALGDVISSLAQKSAHVPYRNSKLTQLLQDSLGGQAKTLMFVHISPEHEALGETISTLKFAERVATVELGAARVNKDSVEVKELKEQIANLKAALARKEGDSEYSQNSRSSTPERFRMKPGGHSGSHHTWQGAGDDSRRQSLDNAARNIEVRSNSSSTSERRSLDLNDLQMKSPSCPPFGSPAQNGKEDDKESACGDWVDKVMVNRHDNIGEEENLLGQWELDSRQLPEPFYQGYVRDPLKIYPEQPHNNRSPTANNKDNQEFDARSRRFDVMSTDSDELEAGTSDCSEPDLLWQSNLPRVSSLPNGLGSKPKKTNSKALKRPEIKSLIPTLIPSPSKKPNGVSPVATSKLGRHPVTADVKRKTGYGK; this is encoded by the exons CCCTTAGAAGGTATGAAGCAGCTGGGTGGCTTCGAAAAATGATTGGAGTTGTTGGGGGAAAAGAGTTGCCTGCAGAGCCCTCAGAAGAAGAATTCCTGCTTGGATTGCGAAGTGGGATAATCTTGTGCAATGTCATTAACAAGGTTCAACCTGGAGCAGTGCCAAAG GTCGTGGAAGGCCCTAGTGATTCCGTTACGGTTCCTGATGGTGCAGCTCTATCTGCATTTCAGTACTTCGAAAATGTTAGAAACTTCCTTGTTGCTGTGGAGGAAATGGGGCTTCCAAACTTTGAAGCCTCTGATCTGGGACAG GGAGGAAAATCTGCTCGGGTCGTGAACTGCGTTTTAGCACTTAAATCATATAGTGAGTGGAAACAAAGCGGTGGAATTGGTACATGGAAATATGGTGGAAGTTTAAAACCCCAACACAGTGGGGCTGGGAAACCCTTCATGCGAAAAGTTACAGAACCTTTCATGAATTCTTTTTCGCGGACCACATCTTTGCCCAGTGGTGATCACTCTTTATGTGATGATCTTGGCTATGACCTCAATGAAGCA AGTGCCTCTAGCTCCTTGCATATGCTACTTCGTGCAGTTCTTTCCAATAAGAAGCAAGAAGAAATACCTAAT ATTGTAGAATCTATGTTGAATAAAGTCATGGAGGAGTTTGAGCGTCGGCTAGTAAGCCAACAAGAGCAG ATGAAAACAACTGCAAAAGATATGGTAGCTTCTAGCCCTGGCATGTCTATTAAAACAACTTCTGGTGATATGAAG ATGGAAGAAGAAACTCCTATACCAATCAAGTTGGAAGAAATTTCTACACCAATCAAAGCAGAAGAATATTCCACAGAAATCACAACAGAAGAATGCTGCAATCAAAAGGATGATCATGATGAGGAATCGAAAATTCAGCTTTTGAAGCAGCAAATGATGGTTGAACAGCAACAGATACATATTCAG GAACTCAAACGCACTCTTCACTCAACGAAAGCAGGGATGCAGTTTTTGCAGATTAAGTATCAGGAGGAGTTCAGCAATCTGG GCAAGCACTTGCATGGCCTAGCTCATGCTGCTTCAGGATACCAGAGAGTCCTTGAAGAAAACCGCAAGTTATACAATCAAGTTCAGGACCTAAAAG GAAATATTAGGGTATACTGCCGAGTGAGACCCTTCTTGCCGGGACAACCAAACCGTTTCAGTGCTGTGGATCACATGGAGGAAGGAAGCATTACAGTAATCACTCCCTCAAAATATGGCAAAGAGGGACGGAAATCATTTaatttcaataaagtttttggtcCTATGGCAACTCAAG AGGAAGTATTTAGGGACACTCAGCCTTTGATTCGGTCAGTTCTTGATGGTTACAATGTTTGTATATTTGCTTATGGGCAAACAGGATCTGGGAAAACTTATACTATG AGTGGTCCCAATGAACTTACAGAGGAGAGCCAAGGTGTAAACTACAGGGCATTGAGTGATCTATTTCTTCTGTCAgatcaaagaaaagaaattatTTGCTATGAAATCTCTGTCCAGATGCTAGAGATTTACAATGAGCAAGTGAGGGATCTCCTTGCTAGTGATGGTATAAATAAAAG ATTAGATATCCGCAACAGTTCTCACAATGGAATTAATGTACCTGATGCAACCCAACTTCCTGTATCATCAACAGCTGATGTCATAAATTTGATGAACATTGGGCATATGAATCGTGCAGTGAGTGCTACAGCAATGAACGACCGAAGCAGTCGTTCCCATAG CTGCCTGACAGTTCATGTTCAAGGAAAAAACCTCACATCTGGAACTGTGATTCATGGTTCTATGCATCTGGTTGACCTAGCAGGAAGCGAACGGGTTGACAAATCTGAGGTGACCGGAGACAGATTGAAGGAAGCACAACATATCAACAAATCTCTTTCTGCTTTAGGAGATGTGATATCCTCCCTTGCTCAAAAAAGTGCGCATGTTCCCTACAGGAACAGCAAACTCACTCAACTACTCCAAGATTCACTTG GAGGGCAGGCTAAGACTCTCATGTTTGTCCACATAAGTCCTGAACATGAAGCTCTTGGAGAAACAATTAGTACACTTAAATTTGCTGAACGGGTTGCCACAGTTGAGCTTGGTGCTGCCCGAGTTAATAAAGATAGTGTTGAGGTGAAGGAGCTAAAAGAGCAG ATTGCAAACCTTAAGGCAGCCTTAGCTAGGAAAGAGGGAGATTCAGAGTACTCACAAAACTCTCGATCAAGCACTCCAGAAAGATTTAGAATGAAGCCAGGTGGACATTCTGGCTCTCATCATACTTGGCAAGGAGCTGGAGATGACAGTCGTAGGCAATCACTGGATAATGCTGCCAGAAATATAGAG GTGAGGAGCAATTCTTCATCCACCTCTGAAAGACGAAGTTTGGATCTCAATGATTTGCAAATGAAGTCACCTTCTTGCCCACCTTTTGGCAGTCCTGCACAGAATGGAAAGGAGGATGATAAAGAATCTGCCTGTGGTGACTGGGTAGATAAGGTCATGGTGAATAGGCATGACAATATAGGTGAAGAGGAAAACCTTCTGGGACAATGGGAACTAGACAGCAGACAATTGCCTGAGCCATTTTATCAGGGCTATGTTCGAGACCCTTTGAAAATTTACCCGGAACAACCTCATAATAATAGATCTCCTACTGCAAATAACAAGGACAACCAAGAATTTGATGCACGGAGTCGTCGGTTTGATGTTATGTCCACTGATTCTGATGAGCTTGAGGCCGGAACAAGTGATTGTTCTGAGCCAGACTTGCTATGGCAATCTAATCTTCCTAGAGTGAGCAGCCTTCCCAATGGGTTGGGATCTAAGCCAAAGAAGACTAATAGTAAGGCATTAAAGAGACCAGAAATCAA GAGTTtaattccaacactaattccctcTCCGTCAAAGAAACCAAATGGGGTCAGTCCAGTCGCAACAAGCAAGCTTGGAAGACATCCAGTTACTGCTGATGTGAAGAGGAAAACTGGCTATGGAAAGTGA